The genomic interval AAGAGAACAATACTTTGCCAAAGCCAAAATGCTGACGGAAGGACTACATTCCATGTCAATGGAATATAAAACAACATAAGATACCCAAGTAAAAACCATCCTAGAATATGTAATCCGGTAAATAAATAAGGTCTAAAAAAGTTTGGTGACATTGTAATTTATGATTTTAAGGCAATATTACATTTTATTTATATAGGATTTTTAAGCAATCGCTCAACACGGATTTAGAGCCTCTAAAAAGTGTTTTAGAGCCGACGGGACAAAATTAAACACTTGTTTAATATTATAAAAAAAACCATCGGTTCTTAACTAATCTTTGTCGATTGTCATTCGCTCTTCGTCTATTTGAAAATTTTCGTTTGTTATTATTTATTTCTTTTGTTGTCATATAATAGATAAATCACACATTTTTCACAATGAAGAAGCAATTATTTTTAGGTATTCTAGCAGCATCACTTATTGTCGCGTCTTGCGGTAAAAATGATAAATCGGCCCAGGCTGGTGCCGCACCACAAATAAAAGAGTATAAGACTGTGACTTTGCAGCAAGAATCGGCTACATTAAATAGTGACTTTCCGGCAAGTATTCAGGGACAGCAAAATATAGAAATCCGACCAAGAGTTGAAGGTTATATCGATAAAATTTTTGTAGACGAAGGTGCCGTTGTAAAAGCAGGTCAACCTTTGTTTAAGATTAGTGCTCCAGAATACGAGCAGCAAGTTCGTACAGCGACTGCAAGCATTAAAAGTGCTCAGGCAGACGTAAGTTCAGCAAAGTTGGCTGTAAACAAAGTAAAACCTTTGGTTGAAAAAGGAATTATCAGTAAATACGATTTAGAATCAGCGCAATATACTTATGAGTCTGCAATGGCTTCTTTAGCACAAGCAAACGCAGCTTTGGTTAATGCTAAAGTTAATTTAGGATATACAACAGTTACAAGTCCAGTAAATGGAGTTGTTGGTTCGATTCCATTTCGTTTAGGAAGTTTGGTAAGTTCTAATACGACTGAACCTTTAACGACAGTTTCTAGTATCGGAAATGTGTATGCTTATTTTGCGATGAACGAAAAGACTTTATTGAATTTTACTAAAGATTCTGGGGCTTCATTAAATCAAAAATTGAAAAGCATGCCAGCAGTTTCTTTAGTTCTTTCAGATGGTTCTGCTTACGATGAAAAAGGTCATATAGAAACCGTAAATGGATTAATTAATACAGAAACTGGAACGGTAAATGTGAGAGCTCGTTTTCCAAACTCAAAAGGAATTATCAGAAGCGGAAGCAGTACAACAGTTAGAATTCCTAAAGAAGTAAAAGACGGAATTATTATTCCTCAAAGCGCAACATTCGAACTTCAAGATAAAATGTTTGCGGTAGTTTTAGGAAAAGACAACAAGACAAGAAATGCCAATATTACAGTGCTTGAAAATACAGCAGGAAACTATTATGTAGTAACAAGCGGTTTACAGGCAGGAGACGAAATAGTTTTAGAAGGAGTAGCTTCTCTAAAAGAAGGAACTGAAATTAAAGCTCAAAAGCAAAGTGCAGAAACAGTATACGCCGATTTAAAATAAAAAAGAATGTTTAAAAAATTTATACAAAGACCCGTACTCTCGACGGTAATATCTGTTATTATCGTCATCTTAGGTGTTTTAGGCCTAATTGAGTTACCGATTTCGCAATATCCAGATATTGCACCGCCAACTGTAAACGTGGCGGCAAGTTATACTGGAGCGAACGCAGACGTAGTATTGAAAAGTATTGTAATTCCGTTGGAAGAGCAGATCAATGGTGTAGAAAACATGACTTACATGACTTCTACAGCAACCAATGACGGAAATGCTTCAATCAAAATTTTCTTTAAAGTAGGAACAAATCCTGATTTGGCAGCGGTAAACGTTCAAAACAGGGTTTCTAGAGCAACGAGTTTATTGCCTGTTGAGGTAACTCAAGCGGGTGTTACGGTGACGAAAAGTCAAAGTAGTAACTTGTTGATTTTCTCTTTATATAGCGATGATAAAGCTTACGATCAGACGTTTCTTCAGAATTACGCTAAGATTAATCTTGTGCCGCAAATCCAGCGTGTTGTTGGAGTAGGAGATGTTACCGTTTTTGGTGCAAAAGATTATTCTATGAGAATCTGGTTGAAACCAGATGTAATGCAGCAATACAAACTGATTCCGAGTGATATTTCGGCAGCTTTAGCAGAACAAAATATAGAAGCAGCGCCAGGTAAATTTGGTGAGAACGGAAATCAAGCTTTTCAATATGTAATTAAATACAAAGGACGTTTAACAAGCGCTCAGGAATTTGAAAATATTGTTATAAAATCGGTTGGAAATGGACAGATGTTGCGTCTTAAAGATGTGGCAAAAGTTGAATTAGGTTCTTTAAGTTATTCTTCAACGATTAAAACAAACGGTGTAGAATCTGCAGCGATGGCCATTAGCCAGACTCCTGGATCGAATGCGCGTGATGTAATTATTAATTCTAAAAAATTAATTGAAGAAGCAGCGAAGAGTTTTCCAAAAGGAATGAAATACACCATTATGGTGGATGTTAACGAAAATCTAGATGCTTCTATTGAGAAAGTTATTCATACTTTGATTGAAGCTTTTATTTTGGTTTTCATCGTAGTGTTTATTTTCCTTCAAGATTTTAGATCAACTTTAATTCCGGCGATTGCGGTTCCAGTTGCAATTGTGGGTACGTTCTTCTTCCTTAATTTATTCGGATTTACAATCAACTTATTAACGCTTTTTGCGATGGTTCTTGCCATTGGTATTGTCGTCGATGATGCGATTGTGGTCGTCGAGGCGGTGCACGCCAAATTGGATGACGGATATAAATCGGCTAAAAAAGCTACCATTCACGCAATGGACGAAATTTCGGGAGCGATTATTTCGATTACTTTGGTAATGGCTGCGGTATTTATTCCGGTAACCTTTATTACGGGATCTACAGGAGTTTTCTACAAACAGTTTGGTATTACATTGGCCGTTGCGATTATTCTTTCTGCGGTAAACGCCTTGACCTTGAGTCCGGCTTTATGTGCGCTTTTATTGAAACCACATGCAGACGATCATAAACATAAAAGTTATTTACAACGTTTTTATACTTCGTTCAACGTTGCGTTTGATAATGTAACACAAAGATATAAGCGTTCGGTAAGTTTTCTTTCTGTGAAAAAATGGATTGCTTTAGCGTCTATCATCATTGCTGGTTTGGCATTAGTTTATATGATGAAAACTACGCCTTCAGCTTTCGTTCCTTCAGAGGATCAAGGAACTGTTTTTGCCAATATTAGTTTACCGCCATCAGCTTCTATGGAGCGTTCGGATATTATTGCAAAAAGAGTTGATAGTATTGCGAAGACTATTCCGGGAGTTAAAAATACACTTCGTATTGTTGGACAAAACTTTACCGCTGGAGCGGGTAGTGCTTACAGTATGGTTATTGTGAAATTGAAACCTTGGGACGAACGTGATCTTAGTGTTGATGACGTAATCGGACAGCTTTTTGCTAAAACAAGCGGAATTCGCGAGGCTAGTATCTTCTTTATTTCGCCACCAACTATTCAAGGTTTTGGACAAAGTGGTGGATTCGAATTCCAATTGCAAGATAAAGGAGGACATACAACGGCTGAATTCTTTAAAGTAAATAATGAATTCTTAGCAAAACTTGCTGAACGTCCAGAAATTCAATACGCGACAACTCCATTTAATCCTGGATTCCCTCAATATATGATGGACATTAATTTAGCGAAAGCGAAAGATGCTGGAGTTTCTGTAAATACGATTCTTTCTACAATGCAAGGATATTATGGTGGATTATATGCTTCGAATTTCAACAAATTCGGAAAACAATATCGTGTAATGGTTCAAGCTGCTCCTGAATTTAGGGCTAACACAGAAGGGCTGAATAAAATCTTCGTTAGAAATAGTGCAGGAAATATGGCGCCAATTACTGAGTTTGTAAAAATGACTAGAGTTTTTGGACCAGAATCGATTTCAAGATTTAACTTATTTACGTCAATTTCGATTACAGGAGCACCAAAACCAGGTTACAGTTCTGGAGATGCAATTAAAGCAATTCAAGAAGTGGCTGCAGAAAATCTTCCAGCGGGTTATGGTTACGAATTTTCTGGATTAACGCGTGAGGAATTAGCTTCTGGAAGTGAAACGATTTTCATTTTCGTATTATGTTTGGTTTTCGTTTACTTCTTGTTAAGTGCACAATACGAAAGTTACATTTTACCATTTGCAGTATTATTATCAATTCCGTTTGGATTAGCGGGAGCCTATTTATTCTCGATTATTTTTAAACTGAATAGCAATATCTACTTACAGATTTCATTAATCATGCTTATCGGACTTCTTGCCAAGAACGGTATTTTGATAGTCGAATTCGCTTTGGATAGAAGGCGTAAAGGCTTGCCAGTCGTACAAGCAGCCATTGAAGGAGCTGTAGCACGTTTACGTCCAATCTTGATGACTTCGTTTGCCTTTATTTTAGGATTAGTTCCGTTGATGTTTGCTTCTGGAGCAGGAGCTGTTGGTAATAAATCGATTGGTACTGGAGCCGTTGGAGGTATGTTAATTGGAACAATCTTGGGAGTTTTCGTAATTCCAGTATTGTTTATCATTTTTCAAAATTTACAAGAAAAAATTAGCGGACCAGCAAAAGACGGTTATGATGATGACGATGACGATGAAGACGAAATTCATTTAATAGAAGCTCACAAAGAGTAAAATTTAATTACAAAAAAGATGACGAATAGTTCAAATAAATATATTTTACTGGTAATAACAGCCGCACTTATTAGTGCGTGCTCTGTTACCAAGAAATACGAACGTCCTACTGATTTAAAAACAGATCAATTGTATCGTGATCAGTCTTCTACAGATTCGACCACAATTGCTGATATGCCTTGGAATACTGTTTTTAAAGATGAAAAACTAAATGCTTTAATTCAAAAAGGATTAGATCAAAATCTTAATCTTAAAAATGCGATTGAAAACATTGTACAAGCAAGAGCTTCATTACGTCAAAGTAAATTAGCTTATTACCCAACTTTACAATTGGATGCAAGTGCTACTCACAATAAACAATCTCAGGCGGGACTTAACTTTCCTCCGGGTATCAATATTAATACCTTGACAACAACCTATAAATTAGGAGCAAGTACGTCTTGGGAAATTGATGTTTGGGGAAAACTAAGCAGTTCTAAAAGAGCAGCGTTGGCAACTTATTTAGCAACTGATGCTGCAAAACAAGCAGTTCAAACGCAATTGATTGCAGATATTGCCAATAATTACTTTTTGTTGTTAGCTTACGATAAACAGTTGGAAATTACAGAACAGACTTTAAAAACGCGTATCGAAAATGTTGAAACAATTAAAGCTTTAAAAGAAGGGGCAATTGTAACAGGAGCAGCAGTTGTTCAGAGTGAAGCCAATCAGCATGCAGCAGAGGTTCTTATTCCAGATTTAAAGCAAAGTATTCGAGAAACAGAAAATGCTTTGAATATTTTATTAGGACAAGGTCCAGCACCAATTGATAGAGGTGTTTTGGGAACGCAAATTATTCCTGAAAAGATTGCTATAGGTGTACCTTCACAGTTATTAGAAAATCGTCCAGATGTTCGTCAAGCGGAATTTAATTTCAGAGTCGCTTTTGAATCAACTAATTTGGCTAAAACTTACTTCTATCCAAGTTTGACACTTACAGCAAGTACAGGATTTTCGAATTTAGAGTTGAAAGATTTCTTTAGCAATTCTATTTTCTACTCTATTATAGGCGGATTAACACAGCCAATATTTAATCAAGGACTTAATAAAATGAGATTGACAATGGCTCAGTCACAACAATTGCAAGCCTATAATAATTTTCAACAAAGTCTTTTAGTTGCAGGTCAGGAAGTTTCTAATGCTTTGTATTCGTACCAAATGGCTGTTGAGAAAGTAGATTCGAGAACCAAACAAATTGCAGCTTTGGAAAAAGCAGTCGACTTTACAGAACAGCTTTTAGAGTATAGTTCTGCAACCAATTATACAGATGTATTAACATCTCAACAAAATCTTTTGGCAGCCCAATTAAGTGGAGTAGCCGATAATTTGCAAAAATTACAAGCCGTTATTAATTTGTACCGTGCCTTGGGTGGTGGTTGGAAATAATTGTTATTTATAATGAAAAAAACGCCTCATAACTGAGGCGTTTTTTTATAAATGTATATCGGCTGAAAAGTACTATTCGTCGATTAGTTTCGTGTTTCCGTATAATGAATACGATAAGTTTAAATATTGGCATTAATTTCGATTCATATCTACTAAAATAAATTTAAAACTAAAGATCATGAAAAAATTAGTATTCGCCTCAGTACTCTTTATGAGTGTATTTTTCGCCCAAGCGCAAGTATCAATTAATGTAAATATTGGAACGCCGCCAAATTGGGGACCACAAGGTTACGATGACAGCAGATACTATTTTCTGCCAGATATCGATGTGTATTATGATGTAAATCAGAGTGTATTTATCTACGATAATGGAGGAAGATGGATTCGTGAAAAAAGACTTCCTTCAAGATATAGAAATTATGACTTGTATTCTGGTTACAAAGTTGTATTAACAGATTATAGAGGAGATGCTCCTTATAGTTATCATGCTAAACACGTAAAAGCTTATCCGAAAGGTTATCACGGAAAACCTCAAAAAAATAGAGGAGAAAAGCCTAAAGGCAACAACGGAAACCACTACGGAAATGATAAAGGAAACAAAGGAAAAAATAACTCCAAACAGTCAGACAAAAACCACGATCACGGAAACGGCAAACACCGTTAATTCTAAACATGACTAAGAGAAAACGCCCCCAATTTGGAGGCGTTTTTGATTTTTTATAGCCACTAATTACACGAATTAGCACGAATTTTTATTTTATAAAAGGTTGTAATTTATGCTAATTCATGGCTAAAATGAATTGCCTCTAGCTTTAGCTGGAGGTTCATAGATGTTGTATTCGTTGGCTTTAGCCAAACTAATCGAAAAGTTTGGCTAAAGCCTTTTTATTTGCAACAAACAAAAAGCCTCCAGCTAAAGCTAGAGGCAATTGATATTTAAATATTTTATTTAAAAATAAATTTGTGCTAATTCGTGCAATTTGTGGCTTTAAAAAAAATCCTTTTACTCCAAATAATTCGTGACAAAAAAACTATTCCGATACTGTTTTCACTTTATGTCCAAAAAGACCAAAAGAAAGAATAATCAAGAAACAAACCAACGGAATAATATATCCAGATTGGATATCATCATGATTCATATCGATTAAAGTTCCCATTCCGTACGGAATAATGGCCCCTCCAACGATCGACATCACTAACCAAGAAGAACCCGTTTCTGTATTAGATTTTAAGCCCTTAATTCCTAAAGAAAATATAGTTGGAAACATAATTGACATGAAGAACCCAATTCCGCCAAGAGCGTAAATAACCACAATTCCTGAACCGTAAATAGCTACTAAACATAGTAAAACACTCATTACGCAGTAGATGGACAATAAAACATAATCTTTTACAAAACGTAAAAAGAAAGTTCCAATAAAACGTCCTGCCATAAAAAGGAAACCGTAAATACCTAAATAATATCCAGCTGTTTTTTCGTCCAATCCTGCGCCTTGTTGTGCAATTCTGATAAAGAAACTAGTAATGCAAACTTGCGCACCAACATAAAAGAATTGAGCAATAACTCCCCAGCTTAAATGTCTGAATTTTAAAACAGAGAAAAACCCAGGTTTGATTTCAGCTTCTGCGTGTGTAGCTTTCATTGAAGGTAATTGTACGAAGTAAAATATAATAGCAACCAAAACCAAAATGCTTCCCAAAACGATGTAAGGCATTTTTACAGAAGCAGCTTCCCCTAATAAATAAGCAGCCTTTTCAGCTTCAGGCATTGCTGCCATTTGTTCTGGCGTATGATTGGTTCCTGAAAGAATAAATAACGAACCCACAATAGGAGCAACCATTGCAGCCAATCCGTTGAAAGAAGCCGCTAAATTCAATCTTTTAGAGGAAGATTCAGCAGGTCCTAAAATCGCTGCGTATGGGTTTGCACTGGTTTCTAAAATGGTTAAACCGCAACCAATTACAAATAAAGCGAATAAAAATAATTCGTAAGTTCTTGTATTAGCGGCAGGAACGAACAAAAATGCTCCAGCGGCAAAAACTAGTAATCCAGTTATGATACTGTTTTTATAACCAAATCTTTTAATCAACATTCCCGCAGGAATTGCCATTATAAAATAAGCGAAGAATACAGAAGTATCAATTAAAGTAGATTGACGGTTGTTTAATTCACACGCTTTCTTTAAGTGCGGAATCAAGACAGAATCAAGATTATGAGCCATTCCCCAAAGAAAAAATAGGCAGGTAACTAATATAAAAGGAAGCAGATATTGTTTTTGATTTCCGCCTTCTGTCGGCACTTCGTGTTGATCGCCGGCTTGGTTTGTAATTTGCATTTAGATAGTTTTTTTAGTTTATTTTTAGGTTCAAAGGTTCAAAGTGACAAAGGTTCAAAGTGAAGAAACCTCTGTTCCTTTGCACCTCTGAACCTTTGTCCCTAGAAGAAAATTATTTTTTCTTTACCAAAAGTAAATGATCACAAACCAAAACGACTTCACCGCGCTGATTAATGATTTCTACATGTTCTGTTACAGTTCCCATTTCTGGATTTTTAGCTTCTCCTTTCTCAGAAATTGTGATTTCAGAATGAATAGTGTCGCCGATATGAACAGGTTTTACAAAACGCATTTTGTCGTAACCTCTAGAAAAGGCTTCTGGATTTATTTCCGAAGCAGTTAATCCAATTCCGATGGCAAAAACCATTGTTCCGTGTGCAATTCTTTGTCCGAATGGTTGTGTTTTGCACCATTCTTCGTCCATGTGGTGCGGGAAGAAATCTCCTGTGTGTCCGGCATGAACTACGAAGTCAGTTTCTGTGATTGTTCTGCCTAATGTTACTCGTTTGTCGTCGATTTGGTAATCTTCGAAAAAAGTCGATTTAAAATACATATTATAGCTATTTTTTGTCGGCCTTACTTTAAAAAATACGTTTGTTTTGAAGAAGGCTTAAATTTGTTTTTTTTTGGTTTTGAAATATAGTGTTTTAATTACACTTCATCAAAGGAAATTCCACCGTTTTTACTGCTCGCGTAACAAGCTTCTACAACTTTCATCGTGCCTAACACATCTTGAACACTTGCAGATAATATTTCGTCAGAACCTTCTTTGTAACGCATCAGATTAGACATTGCGCCAATAAAAGCTTCAGGAAACCAAGAACCTTCTAATTTTACTTCTGTCCATTCGTATTCATTTTCATTATCTTTTTTTGGTAAAGCGTACTCAAAAACGTCAGGAAGACCGTCAGGATAGTTCATTAACAAGCCCATTTTTGCTTTAACAGCGCCTTTTGTCCCTTCCCATTTAATGTAGCTTTCTTCGTGTTTTGGACCAAAGTGATGATCGTGATTCGTATTGATTACAACATGCTTGTCTTCACCATAATCCAAGATAATCGTAGATCTGCTTGATGATAATTTTTTAAGCGGATGTTTAGCCGTTTTTGCCATAACACTTTTCGGATTTCCCAGAAAAGATCGAATGCAGTCAATATAATGCACGCTGTGGAAAAGAATTTCCAATCTTGGATGTTCTTTTATTAAAGGAAACAATTCCCAAGGTGTATTTACGGTAACTTTAAATTCTAAATCATATAATTCGCCAATAATTCCCTGATCGATTAAATATCTGGCAGCACTTACAAATGAAGCAAAACGCAATTGGAAATTGATGGCAGCGACAAGATTTTTTCTTTCGCAAACCGCTACAATTTCACGTGCTTGAGCTAAATCATTTCCCATTGGTTTCTGAATCAAAACCGCAGCACCGTCTGGCAATTGTTCCAGAATTTCTATGTATTGATCAGGTAAAACCGTAATATCGTAAACAGCGTTTGATGGCGCATTTTTTACTGCATCGGCAACACTTTCAAAAACATGATCTATTTTGAATTGTTTCTGTAAATCGTATGCTTTCGAAATCGTTCTGTTAGTAATACCAAAAACTTTAAAACCAGCCATTTCGTAAGCAGGAAGATGTGCATCTTTTACAATACCGCTCGCTCCAATAATCACAATGGGCTGTTCTGTTTGGGGAAGTAAAGGTTTATAGGGAATATTCATTTGTTCTATATTTTGAAATTAAGCCCGTCAAGTTTAATTTTTGACAGAGCCGTGTAATGTTGTTCCTTGACTTAGTTTTCTTATTTTCTTTTGAGTTTCTTCTAAAAGTATATCTGATGAAATATCAGTTTCAATGGCTTTTAAAACCGCGCCGTCAATAAGTTCGGCTACTTTTGGCCAGATTGGAGTTTGAGGAAGTGTTAATGCATTTTCATGAAGCATTTCCAGTTTATGATAAAATGGAATTAAAGTATTAATTTCTGCATCTTTCCAAGTCGATTTTCGGCATCCGATTCCGCCTTCCGTAGTTAATAATTTATCGCTTTCGGGCGTTGTAGCAAAACGTAAAAAATCGTAAGCCAGTTTTTTATGTTTGCTTCCAGAACCAATGGTATACAACCAATATACATTCAAAGAAGCTGTCTTATGACCTGGATCAGATGGAAGAGAAGTGATGTCAATTTTTCCTTTCACTTTCGATTCTTCAATTACTTCCGCCATAGAAGCAAACCCGAACCAGTTGATAGCCATTGCCGCTTGTCCTTCGGCGAAAGCCAAACCTGCTTCAACCGAGCCAAATTCTCTCGATTTTGGATGAACAGCATTTGCATCATTGACCATTTTTCGATAAAAATCTAATGCTTTTATCGCCGCTTCATTATGAATATCAATCTGATTTTTTTTGTTTAATAAAGAACCTCCGCGTGTCCATAATTGCAGACAGAAGTCAAAAACCATATTATGTCCGTCAGGATAATTGGCAAAAACAGCACCATATAAATTTTGTTCGGGACGATTAAAGAATGTAGCAATTTCTGAAAATTCCTGCCACGTTTTTGGCGTCGAAAGTTCGTAACCAAATTGCTTTTTAAAATTCTCCTTTTCTGTTTCGTTTTCGAATAAATCTTTTCGGTAAATTAAACATTCTGGACCGTCGTGAAATGGAAGTCCGAAAATGCCATTACTTAATTTCTGCAAATGCAACAGCGATTTATGCCATCCAAAAGGATAATTTTCTGGGGGATTTTCTCCAATTAATGAAAATAAATTAAGAACCGCATTTTCGTTTGCAGCATCAAAAATCCAATCGGTATTGATATGAGCAATATCCCATTTTCCTTCTTTTAAACCTTTATCTGAAATGGTAGTTTCATATAAATCATGAAGTTCTAAGGCAACCATTTCCGCTTCAATTTTTAGATTGTTTTGAAGTGAAAATGCATCCCATAATTTTCGAAGTGTACTTTCGAAAGGATCGAATTTACGAACGGCGATTCTAATTTTTTCCATTAACAGTCTATAAATTCTTTAATAATTTTCTCGTTGTCTTGCCCCAGTTTCGGCGAACCTTTTTCTGAAGTCAGATATTCTCCGTCAATTTTTATGGGACAGCGTGTAGTTTTGTACTTATAGCCGTCCAACATTTCGACTTGCTGCGTAAAATTCAAAACCTTGAATCCATCTTCAGCAAATAACTGCTGATAGTTTAAAACTCCTGCGCACCAAATGTCTGCGGGTTCTAAAATATCCAGCCAAAATTGTGTTTCCTGAGTTTGCAAATGATCGGCAAGGATATTTTTGATTTCGTCTCTAAGCGTGAATTTATTTTCTGGGAAAGCCAATAAAGCGTCACATTGTAGCAAAGAAGCCAAAACAGGAATCGACCCCA from Flavobacterium sp. YJ01 carries:
- a CDS encoding efflux transporter outer membrane subunit: MTNSSNKYILLVITAALISACSVTKKYERPTDLKTDQLYRDQSSTDSTTIADMPWNTVFKDEKLNALIQKGLDQNLNLKNAIENIVQARASLRQSKLAYYPTLQLDASATHNKQSQAGLNFPPGININTLTTTYKLGASTSWEIDVWGKLSSSKRAALATYLATDAAKQAVQTQLIADIANNYFLLLAYDKQLEITEQTLKTRIENVETIKALKEGAIVTGAAVVQSEANQHAAEVLIPDLKQSIRETENALNILLGQGPAPIDRGVLGTQIIPEKIAIGVPSQLLENRPDVRQAEFNFRVAFESTNLAKTYFYPSLTLTASTGFSNLELKDFFSNSIFYSIIGGLTQPIFNQGLNKMRLTMAQSQQLQAYNNFQQSLLVAGQEVSNALYSYQMAVEKVDSRTKQIAALEKAVDFTEQLLEYSSATNYTDVLTSQQNLLAAQLSGVADNLQKLQAVINLYRALGGGWK
- a CDS encoding efflux RND transporter permease subunit, which gives rise to MFKKFIQRPVLSTVISVIIVILGVLGLIELPISQYPDIAPPTVNVAASYTGANADVVLKSIVIPLEEQINGVENMTYMTSTATNDGNASIKIFFKVGTNPDLAAVNVQNRVSRATSLLPVEVTQAGVTVTKSQSSNLLIFSLYSDDKAYDQTFLQNYAKINLVPQIQRVVGVGDVTVFGAKDYSMRIWLKPDVMQQYKLIPSDISAALAEQNIEAAPGKFGENGNQAFQYVIKYKGRLTSAQEFENIVIKSVGNGQMLRLKDVAKVELGSLSYSSTIKTNGVESAAMAISQTPGSNARDVIINSKKLIEEAAKSFPKGMKYTIMVDVNENLDASIEKVIHTLIEAFILVFIVVFIFLQDFRSTLIPAIAVPVAIVGTFFFLNLFGFTINLLTLFAMVLAIGIVVDDAIVVVEAVHAKLDDGYKSAKKATIHAMDEISGAIISITLVMAAVFIPVTFITGSTGVFYKQFGITLAVAIILSAVNALTLSPALCALLLKPHADDHKHKSYLQRFYTSFNVAFDNVTQRYKRSVSFLSVKKWIALASIIIAGLALVYMMKTTPSAFVPSEDQGTVFANISLPPSASMERSDIIAKRVDSIAKTIPGVKNTLRIVGQNFTAGAGSAYSMVIVKLKPWDERDLSVDDVIGQLFAKTSGIREASIFFISPPTIQGFGQSGGFEFQLQDKGGHTTAEFFKVNNEFLAKLAERPEIQYATTPFNPGFPQYMMDINLAKAKDAGVSVNTILSTMQGYYGGLYASNFNKFGKQYRVMVQAAPEFRANTEGLNKIFVRNSAGNMAPITEFVKMTRVFGPESISRFNLFTSISITGAPKPGYSSGDAIKAIQEVAAENLPAGYGYEFSGLTREELASGSETIFIFVLCLVFVYFLLSAQYESYILPFAVLLSIPFGLAGAYLFSIIFKLNSNIYLQISLIMLIGLLAKNGILIVEFALDRRRKGLPVVQAAIEGAVARLRPILMTSFAFILGLVPLMFASGAGAVGNKSIGTGAVGGMLIGTILGVFVIPVLFIIFQNLQEKISGPAKDGYDDDDDDEDEIHLIEAHKE
- a CDS encoding Gfo/Idh/MocA family oxidoreductase, which translates into the protein MNIPYKPLLPQTEQPIVIIGASGIVKDAHLPAYEMAGFKVFGITNRTISKAYDLQKQFKIDHVFESVADAVKNAPSNAVYDITVLPDQYIEILEQLPDGAAVLIQKPMGNDLAQAREIVAVCERKNLVAAINFQLRFASFVSAARYLIDQGIIGELYDLEFKVTVNTPWELFPLIKEHPRLEILFHSVHYIDCIRSFLGNPKSVMAKTAKHPLKKLSSSRSTIILDYGEDKHVVINTNHDHHFGPKHEESYIKWEGTKGAVKAKMGLLMNYPDGLPDVFEYALPKKDNENEYEWTEVKLEGSWFPEAFIGAMSNLMRYKEGSDEILSASVQDVLGTMKVVEACYASSKNGGISFDEV
- a CDS encoding MaoC/PaaZ C-terminal domain-containing protein translates to MYFKSTFFEDYQIDDKRVTLGRTITETDFVVHAGHTGDFFPHHMDEEWCKTQPFGQRIAHGTMVFAIGIGLTASEINPEAFSRGYDKMRFVKPVHIGDTIHSEITISEKGEAKNPEMGTVTEHVEIINQRGEVVLVCDHLLLVKKK
- a CDS encoding extracellular solute-binding protein — protein: MEKIRIAVRKFDPFESTLRKLWDAFSLQNNLKIEAEMVALELHDLYETTISDKGLKEGKWDIAHINTDWIFDAANENAVLNLFSLIGENPPENYPFGWHKSLLHLQKLSNGIFGLPFHDGPECLIYRKDLFENETEKENFKKQFGYELSTPKTWQEFSEIATFFNRPEQNLYGAVFANYPDGHNMVFDFCLQLWTRGGSLLNKKNQIDIHNEAAIKALDFYRKMVNDANAVHPKSREFGSVEAGLAFAEGQAAMAINWFGFASMAEVIEESKVKGKIDITSLPSDPGHKTASLNVYWLYTIGSGSKHKKLAYDFLRFATTPESDKLLTTEGGIGCRKSTWKDAEINTLIPFYHKLEMLHENALTLPQTPIWPKVAELIDGAVLKAIETDISSDILLEETQKKIRKLSQGTTLHGSVKN
- a CDS encoding efflux RND transporter periplasmic adaptor subunit is translated as MKKQLFLGILAASLIVASCGKNDKSAQAGAAPQIKEYKTVTLQQESATLNSDFPASIQGQQNIEIRPRVEGYIDKIFVDEGAVVKAGQPLFKISAPEYEQQVRTATASIKSAQADVSSAKLAVNKVKPLVEKGIISKYDLESAQYTYESAMASLAQANAALVNAKVNLGYTTVTSPVNGVVGSIPFRLGSLVSSNTTEPLTTVSSIGNVYAYFAMNEKTLLNFTKDSGASLNQKLKSMPAVSLVLSDGSAYDEKGHIETVNGLINTETGTVNVRARFPNSKGIIRSGSSTTVRIPKEVKDGIIIPQSATFELQDKMFAVVLGKDNKTRNANITVLENTAGNYYVVTSGLQAGDEIVLEGVASLKEGTEIKAQKQSAETVYADLK
- the fucP gene encoding L-fucose:H+ symporter permease; protein product: MQITNQAGDQHEVPTEGGNQKQYLLPFILVTCLFFLWGMAHNLDSVLIPHLKKACELNNRQSTLIDTSVFFAYFIMAIPAGMLIKRFGYKNSIITGLLVFAAGAFLFVPAANTRTYELFLFALFVIGCGLTILETSANPYAAILGPAESSSKRLNLAASFNGLAAMVAPIVGSLFILSGTNHTPEQMAAMPEAEKAAYLLGEAASVKMPYIVLGSILVLVAIIFYFVQLPSMKATHAEAEIKPGFFSVLKFRHLSWGVIAQFFYVGAQVCITSFFIRIAQQGAGLDEKTAGYYLGIYGFLFMAGRFIGTFFLRFVKDYVLLSIYCVMSVLLCLVAIYGSGIVVIYALGGIGFFMSIMFPTIFSLGIKGLKSNTETGSSWLVMSIVGGAIIPYGMGTLIDMNHDDIQSGYIIPLVCFLIILSFGLFGHKVKTVSE